A genome region from Arachis duranensis cultivar V14167 chromosome 8, aradu.V14167.gnm2.J7QH, whole genome shotgun sequence includes the following:
- the LOC107460792 gene encoding uncharacterized protein LOC107460792, whose product MEHQDLVDKNEESVESIEKVNNTEDQDKMNEVEGVKSELVNVDESKDLQSETSSIQEVQGSNSKGSEAEIRVNTNGQEYSGDKEGSNGDCEPERLEPNLDKEKDDRRDMESAHMNEKVDEVLGEDHNMEPVFDGTEVPGLEGLRITSTRKQDGDQESPRMVEKAVALKNFVKEKSAVAVSTMLRRLSGRRGEGDLGNFDDEGKDISDPSKEGESTVAEKGGQKSAWNPLNYIKKSSDVDGENKTEQGDSVNENPNIPIDMKGRIILYSKLGCQESKEIRLFLRAKRLRFVEINLDVYPSREKELEKFSGSTSVPKVYFNEILIGGLSELKTLKESGNLDEKIDFLIGEAPLFEAPQPPLSGEDDDSSSGAIDEFAVIVRKMKESIPVKDRFHKMRRFTNCFLGSEAVDFLSEDQYLERPEAVEFGRKLASKLFFYHVLDENIFEDGNHLYRFLDDDPIVASQCYNIPKGIATVKPKPIAEIASRLRFLSYAMFEAYVFEDGRRVDYTSLHASGEFARYLRTVEELQRVEIWDMSREEKLAFFINLYNMMAIHAILVLGHASGAMERRKLFGEFKYVIGGSSYSLSAIQNGILRGNQRPPYNLKKPFGSKDRRLKVALPYPEPLIHFALVCGSRSGPALRCYSPGKIDEELTDAARNFLRSGGILIDLAAKDASANKILKWYSIDFGKSEVEVLKHVSNYLDPSNSEVLLDMLATSEFKVTYQPYEWGLNA is encoded by the exons atGGAACATCAAGATTTAGTGGATAAGAATGAAGAGAGTGTTGAATCGATCGAAAAGGTTAACAATACTGAAGATCAGGATAAGATGAATGAGGTTGAAGGTGTGAAATCTGAGTTGGTTAATGTTGATGAGAGCAAGGATTTGCAATCTGAAACTAGTTCTATTCAAGAAGTGCAAGGGAGTAATTCCAAGGGATCTGAAGCTGAAATTAGAGTCAATACTAATGGACAAGAGTACTCTGGTGATAAAGAGGGTTCCAATGGAGATTGTGAGCCTGAAAGACTAGAGCCAAATCTGGATAAAGAGAAGGATGACAGAAGAGACATGGAATCAGCACATATGAATGAAAAGGTGGATGAAGTTCTGGGTGAGGACCACAATATGGAGCCTGTATTTGATGGAACAGAGGTTCCTGGGCTGGAAGGTCTCCGGATCACTTCTACTCGTAAGCAGGATGGAGATCAAGAGTCGCCGCGAATGGTGGAGAAGGCGGTGGCTCTGAAAAACTttgttaaggagaaaagtgcaGTGGCAGTGTCCACCATGCTCCGCCGCCTATCTGGAAGACGCGGCGAAGGAGATTTGGgtaattttgatgatgaagGTAAGGATATCTCAGATCCCTCAAAAGAGGGTGAATCAACTGTTGCTGAAAAGGGAGGGCAGAAATCTGCATGGAATCCGTTGAATTATATTAAGAAGTCATCTGATGTTGATGGAGAAAACAAAACCGAGCAGGGGGATTCGGTGAATGAAAATCCAAATATCCCCATCGACATGAAAGGAAGGATTATACTGTACTCCAAACTTGGCTGCCAAGAATCCAAAGAGATAAGGCTCTTCTTGCGTGCGAAAAGGCTTAGATTTGTTGAAATCAACCTAGATGTTTATCCCAGCAGAGAGAAAGAGCTGGAGAAGTTTTCTGGATCTACATCTGTTCCAAAGGTTTATTTCAATGAGATACTTATAGGTGGCTTGAGTGAGCTAAAGACCTTAAAAGAGTCCGGCAACCTCGATGAGAAGATCGACTTTCTCATCGGTGAAGCACCATTGTTCGAAGCACCACAGCCGCCTCTTTCTGGTGAGGATGATGATTCCAGTAGTGGGGCAATTGATGAATTTGCAGTAATTGTCCGCAAAATGAAAGAGTCTATTCCTGTGAAGGACAGATTTCACAAAATGCGCAGGTTCACTAACTGTTTTCTTGGGTCAGAAGCTGTAGATTTCTTGTCTGAAGATCAGTATCTGGAAAGGCCAGAG GCTGTTGAGTTTGGACGAAAGCTTGCTAGcaaactcttcttttatcaTGTTCTTGA TGAGAATATATTTGAAGATGGTAATCATTTGTATCGGTTCTTGGATGATGATCCAATTGTGGCTTCACAATGCTACAACATTCCGAAGGGTATAGCTACTGTGAAGCCGAAACCTATAGCAGAAATTGCATCAAGGCTGAGGTTTCTGTCTTATGCAATGTTTGAAGCCTATGTTTTTGAAGATGGACGTCGTGTTGATTACACAAGTTTGCATGCAAGTGGGGAGTTTgcaag GTATTTGAGAACTGTTGAAGAGCTTCAAAGAGTGGAAATTTGGGATATGTCTAGGGAAGAGAAGCTTGCTTTCTTTATCAATCTTTACAATATGATGGCAATCCATGCAATATTGGTATTAGGTCATGCCTCTGGAGCAATGGAAAGAAGGAAATTATTTGGAGAGTTCAAATATGTTATTGGTGGATCCTCCTACTCTCTTTCAGCTATTCAAAATGGTATATTGAGGGGAAACCAGCGACCTCCTTATAACCTTAAGAAGCCATTTGGTTCAAAAGATAGACGCTTAAAG GTGGCACTCCCTTACCCTGAACCTCTCATTCATTTTGCTTTGGTGTGTGGTAGCCGATCAGGGCCTGCACTTAGGTGCTATTCACCTGGAAAAATCGACGAGGAATTAACGGATGCAGCacgcaatttcttgagaagcgGAGGCATTCTGATTGATTTGGCTGCTAAGGATGCATCTGCCAATAAGATCCTTAAATG GTACAGTATAGATTTTGGCAAGAGCGAGGTGGAGGTACTGAAGCATGTGTCAAACTACCTAGATCCATCTAATTCAGAGGTATTATTGGACATGCTTGCCACTTCTGAGTTTAAGGTCACATATCAACCTTATGAATGGGGTTTGAACGCCTAG
- the LOC107460794 gene encoding tRNA (carboxymethyluridine(34)-5-O)-methyltransferase, whose product MLILHRALKSTKFIHFLCCYSRFICPMTDTNFKPLCTLTPNVEPSTIDSSNHTASPTRVQSTPEIEKKYVHRVYDAIAPHFSSTRFAKWPKVAAFLSSLPSGSLVLDAGCGNGKYLGLNPDCFFIGCDISSSLIKICSDRGHEVLVADAVNLPYRTGFGDAAISIAVLHHLSTEHRRIRAIEELVRVVKKGGYVLITVWAKEQEHRSLISKWTPLSEKYVEEEWIGPGSPRARPAASPLPLTSIPENEESSSGQDKKDCDDGLKLLRDLKVEDNVENQQEYFVPWHLPYHRAEISGASAQALASGLATRDDKKGAVVYNRYYHVFSEGELESLTTGINNVRVVDKFFDKSNWCIILEKIS is encoded by the exons ATGTTGATTCTTCATCGTGCTCTAAAATCAACTAAGTTCATTCATTTTCTCTGCTGCTACTCCCGATTTATCTGTCCAATGACAGATACCAATTTCAAACCATTGTGTACCCTTACTCCCAATGTTGAACCCTCCACCATAGATTCCTCCAACCACACAGCTTCACCTACACGTGTTCAATCCACTCCCGAGATCGAAAAGAAGTATGTCCACCGTGTGTATGATGCAATCGCTCCTCATTTCAGTTCAACGCGATTCGCTAAATGGCCAAAGGTTGCTGCTTTTCTATCATCTTTGCCTTCTGGATCCCTTGTTCTTGATGCTGGATGCGGCAATGGCAAATACCTTGGTTTGAATCCTGATTGTTTTTTTATAGGCTGTGATATAAGTTCTTCATTGATTAAGATCTGTTCTGATAGAGGACATGAAGTTCTGGTTGCAGATGCTGTGAATCTTCCTTATAGAACCGGTTTCGGTGATGCTGCGATTTCCATTGCTGTGTTGCATCATTTAAGCACTGAACATAGGAGGATAAGAGCAATAGAGGAGTTGGTTAGAGTAGTTAAGAAGGGTGGTTATGTTCTGATTACAGTTTGGGCCAAAGAACAAGAGCATAGATCATTGATTAGCAAATGGACACCGCTTTCGGAGAAATATGTTGAAGAAGAGTGGATAGGACCGGGTAGTCCTCGTGCTCGGCCGGCTGCTTCGCCATTGCCTTTAACAAGTATTCCAGAAAATGAGGAGAGCAGCTCGGGTCAGGACAAGAAAGATTGTGATGATGGGTTGAAATTATTGAGAGATTTGAAGGTAGAGGACAATGTAGAGAATCAGCAGGAGTATTTTGTTCCTTGGCATTTGCCTTATCATCGCGCCGAAATTAGTGGTGCTTCTGCTCAGGCTCTTGCTAGTGGTCTTGCAACTAGAGATGACAAAAAGGGTGCTGTGGTATATAATAGATATTATCATGTTTTCAGTGAAGGCGAGCTTGAAAG CTTGACTACTGGAATAAACAATGTTAGAGTAGTTGATAAGTTTTTTGACAAGTCCAACTGGTGTATTATTCTTGAGAAGATTTCATGA